In Myxococcales bacterium, a single window of DNA contains:
- a CDS encoding trypsin-like serine protease, which produces MRNASSRWAALFVASLASTLGCAGEQSSSSDAQGSELIRGEPVATGDLRSVVELGNRETSFCTAAKVGPRHILTAAHCVLAAPDDRATDCAPQPATDPDDDTPTPCEHGEQWKGPLRLRVRSATRDRWVPIKVAKISVPRFVIDACRTSQCFWDLPGHRRVPDIAILETEDDIPDATAAPVDVTRITAGTDILTLGYGCTRSGPRWIGDDELRSHPGAVVSLRSIETDEVADFEDAFRPGLEASYFFSPGSSLRQAALCPGDSGGPLLRPTGEVIGVNAYYLNASRGSTMRANMFTRLDEGAAGKVTDWLRRRLPTAAFRE; this is translated from the coding sequence GTGAGAAATGCTTCCTCTCGCTGGGCGGCTCTTTTCGTTGCGTCCCTGGCGTCCACCCTCGGATGCGCCGGTGAGCAGAGCTCAAGCTCCGACGCTCAGGGCAGCGAACTCATCCGCGGCGAGCCAGTGGCCACCGGAGACCTCCGCTCCGTCGTCGAGCTGGGCAACCGAGAGACCTCGTTCTGTACCGCCGCCAAGGTAGGGCCCCGGCACATTCTCACGGCGGCGCACTGCGTGCTCGCCGCCCCCGACGACCGAGCCACCGACTGCGCACCGCAGCCGGCAACCGACCCCGACGACGACACGCCAACCCCGTGTGAGCACGGCGAACAGTGGAAGGGGCCTCTTCGCTTGCGCGTGCGCTCGGCGACTCGCGATCGCTGGGTGCCGATCAAGGTGGCCAAGATCTCCGTGCCACGGTTCGTCATCGACGCGTGCCGCACGAGCCAATGCTTCTGGGATCTGCCGGGACATCGACGGGTTCCGGACATCGCGATCCTCGAGACCGAAGACGACATCCCCGACGCCACCGCCGCGCCGGTCGATGTGACTCGCATCACAGCCGGCACCGACATTCTCACGTTGGGCTACGGCTGCACGCGAAGCGGTCCACGATGGATCGGCGACGACGAACTGCGCTCGCACCCCGGTGCGGTCGTGTCGCTCCGCTCAATCGAGACAGATGAGGTCGCCGACTTTGAAGATGCGTTTCGCCCAGGTCTGGAGGCGAGCTACTTCTTCTCGCCGGGCTCATCGCTCCGCCAAGCGGCGCTGTGCCCCGGCGACTCCGGGGGTCCGCTCTTGCGCCCCACGGGTGAGGTCATCGGCGTCAACGCCTACTATTTGAACGCCAGTCGCGGCTCGACCATGCGCGCCAACATGTTCACGCGCCTCGACGAAGGCGCCGCCGGCAAGGTTACGGATTGGCTAAGGCGTCGCCTCCCGACCGCTGCATTCCGCGAATGA
- a CDS encoding transposase has translation MTLPRQVVAGRTYLTSRRCTQRQHLLRPDARVEQIYLYCLAEACERYEITLHGFIAMSNHQHLLVRDNLGNYPEFFAHFHKMTAKALNAYWGRWENLWATEQPNAVYLVEAQDRFDKLIYLFCNPVADHLVERVAEWPGASSFGQHLRGTTRTIKRPCGFFREDGPMPREVTLRIEPIDGFEHLAAKEWTDKVAAAVRAEEDAAKAQRAKTGRRVLGRKAVLGTAPTSKPRTVEPRRKLRPHVACRNKERRVHELSALRGFRKAYRDARLRWIGGERRTVFPEGTYRFAALGVRCQGAAQK, from the coding sequence ATGACGCTTCCCCGTCAGGTCGTCGCGGGTCGCACGTACCTCACCAGTCGGCGCTGCACGCAGCGGCAGCACCTGCTTCGTCCCGATGCGCGCGTCGAGCAGATCTACCTCTACTGCCTCGCGGAAGCGTGCGAGCGCTACGAGATCACGCTGCATGGCTTCATCGCGATGAGCAACCACCAACACCTGCTCGTGCGCGACAACCTCGGGAACTACCCCGAGTTCTTCGCCCACTTTCACAAGATGACCGCCAAGGCGCTCAACGCCTACTGGGGTCGCTGGGAAAACCTCTGGGCCACCGAGCAGCCCAACGCCGTCTACCTTGTCGAAGCCCAAGACCGCTTCGACAAGCTCATCTACCTGTTTTGCAATCCCGTTGCTGACCACCTCGTTGAGCGAGTCGCCGAGTGGCCTGGCGCGTCGTCGTTCGGCCAACATCTTCGCGGCACGACGAGGACCATCAAGCGCCCATGCGGGTTCTTTCGCGAAGACGGCCCGATGCCGCGAGAGGTGACCCTTCGCATCGAGCCCATTGACGGCTTCGAGCACCTCGCGGCCAAGGAATGGACCGACAAGGTCGCCGCTGCGGTCCGTGCGGAAGAGGATGCCGCGAAAGCGCAGCGCGCAAAGACGGGTCGACGCGTGCTCGGACGCAAGGCCGTGCTCGGCACGGCGCCGACGAGCAAGCCGCGTACCGTCGAGCCTCGCCGCAAGCTCCGGCCCCATGTGGCCTGTCGCAACAAAGAGCGGCGCGTTCACGAGCTCTCGGCGCTCCGCGGCTTCCGAAAGGCCTACCGCGACGCACGACTCCGATGGATCGGAGGAGAGAGGCGCACCGTGTTCCCAGAGGGAACCTATCGCTTCGCTGCCTTGGGCGTGCGCTGCCAAGGCGCCGCGCAGAAGTAG
- a CDS encoding glycosyltransferase family 4 protein — MPRVLYVSKPIVPPWHDGSKNLVRDVATSLTRHRATVLTSEGVAPPDGVDGLVAYGDAARGRFAPTLRANARVAAVVAASTGHSIWHFVFAPNWPSSSASRMTLVAGRLRGVRRVVQTIASRPKHFRSVGALLFGDVVVCLSEWTRGRFLAAGVDGRKLVVVPPCARPLRDVAPEEGAALRERLDVGDAPLVVYPGDLEVSRGARSVAAAIAALAGRVPEARVIFACRAKTSGAVAAEQALRASLTQSGVLDRVRFVGELPELAVLLAEASVVALPADDLYGKVDVPLAVLEALALGVPLVLARGGPLETVTTASFVDAADTQGLADALAHLLESDAARAEQAAAGKALYARVFRPEVVAARYEEIYEG; from the coding sequence GTGCCGAGGGTCCTCTACGTATCGAAGCCCATCGTGCCGCCGTGGCACGACGGCTCGAAGAACCTCGTACGCGACGTGGCCACGTCGCTGACGCGGCATCGCGCGACGGTGCTGACGAGCGAGGGCGTCGCGCCACCGGACGGCGTCGACGGTCTCGTGGCGTACGGCGATGCGGCGCGGGGACGGTTCGCGCCCACGCTGCGCGCCAACGCGCGCGTCGCGGCGGTGGTGGCCGCGTCGACGGGGCACTCGATCTGGCACTTCGTCTTCGCGCCCAACTGGCCGTCGTCGTCGGCGTCGCGCATGACGCTGGTGGCGGGGCGCCTTCGCGGCGTGCGCCGCGTGGTGCAGACCATCGCGAGTCGACCGAAACACTTCAGGAGCGTGGGGGCTCTCTTGTTCGGGGACGTGGTCGTGTGCCTGAGCGAGTGGACGCGCGGGCGTTTTCTCGCGGCCGGCGTCGATGGCCGGAAGCTCGTTGTGGTTCCGCCGTGCGCGAGGCCGCTTCGCGATGTGGCGCCGGAGGAAGGCGCGGCGCTTCGTGAGCGCCTCGACGTAGGCGACGCGCCGCTCGTGGTCTATCCGGGCGATCTCGAGGTGAGCCGCGGCGCGCGCTCGGTCGCGGCGGCGATCGCTGCCCTCGCAGGCCGCGTTCCGGAGGCGCGGGTGATCTTCGCGTGTCGCGCGAAAACGTCCGGCGCGGTGGCCGCGGAGCAGGCGCTAAGGGCGTCGCTCACGCAAAGCGGCGTGCTCGACCGCGTTCGCTTCGTGGGTGAACTGCCCGAGCTGGCCGTGCTCCTCGCGGAGGCGAGCGTGGTCGCGCTCCCGGCCGACGATCTCTACGGCAAGGTTGACGTTCCCCTCGCGGTGCTCGAAGCGCTCGCGCTCGGCGTGCCGCTGGTGCTCGCGCGCGGCGGGCCACTCGAGACGGTGACGACGGCGAGCTTCGTCGACGCGGCCGACACGCAGGGCCTCGCCGACGCGCTCGCGCACTTGCTCGAGTCCGACGCCGCGCGCGCGGAGCAAGCGGCAGCGGGCAAGGCGCTCTACGCGCGCGTGTTTCGACCCGAGGTGGTCGCGGCGCGGTACGAGGAAATCTACGAGGGGTAG
- a CDS encoding HEAT repeat domain-containing protein, whose protein sequence is MAYSEFVRGLIGRRNRAHRARGRITALRFWLRRCCELGIAITLLCGSGPLSPAQSADPRRELANAEDFRLRVSAALSLGRSRAADSRALLERALTDSHPSVRAAAAAALGAIGDEAALPVLERRLGGESSESVRSQLRTTIASLKKSEPAPAAPVTAKRYGLQLGKVVVKSGSREQELHNVFRESTQRRIASLPGAVVVADGERRAPECRS, encoded by the coding sequence CTGGCTTACTCTGAGTTCGTTCGTGGCTTGATCGGCAGACGAAACCGAGCGCATCGCGCTCGGGGGAGGATCACGGCCTTGAGGTTCTGGCTGCGTCGGTGTTGCGAGCTGGGCATCGCGATCACCCTGTTGTGCGGCTCCGGTCCGCTGTCGCCGGCGCAAAGCGCCGATCCGCGGCGCGAGCTGGCGAACGCCGAGGACTTCCGGTTGCGGGTGAGCGCGGCGCTCTCGCTCGGGCGCTCGCGGGCGGCTGACTCACGCGCACTTTTGGAGCGCGCCCTCACCGATTCGCACCCTTCGGTGCGGGCAGCGGCTGCCGCTGCCCTCGGCGCCATCGGCGACGAAGCGGCGTTGCCGGTCCTCGAGCGACGCCTGGGCGGCGAGTCGTCGGAGAGCGTGCGCTCGCAGCTCCGCACGACGATCGCGTCGCTCAAGAAGTCCGAACCGGCGCCGGCCGCGCCCGTCACGGCCAAGCGCTACGGGCTTCAGTTGGGCAAGGTCGTCGTCAAGTCGGGCTCGCGCGAGCAAGAGCTTCACAACGTGTTTCGTGAATCGACGCAGCGGCGCATCGCGTCGTTGCCCGGCGCGGTCGTCGTGGCCGATGGCGAGAGAAGAGCGCCGGAATGCCGCTCTTGA
- a CDS encoding TlpA family protein disulfide reductase, translated as MTSPTVIALSLVLAVSALGCAGATGPGTGATTGGAAAAGDSHALIGKPAPDFSLASVNGQGKFSLASMKGKVVIVDFWATWCEPCKKSFPKLQELNVKYKASGLEIIGISEDDENHGVADFGKNFGAKFPLGWDQGKSIASKWDPKTMPTSFIVDKKGIVRFVHLGYHDGDEAKMEQQVKSLL; from the coding sequence ATGACGTCCCCGACCGTTATCGCTCTCTCTTTGGTCCTCGCTGTCTCGGCTCTCGGTTGCGCGGGGGCCACGGGTCCCGGCACCGGCGCCACCACGGGCGGCGCCGCCGCTGCGGGCGATTCGCACGCGCTCATCGGCAAGCCAGCTCCTGATTTTTCCCTCGCTTCCGTCAACGGCCAAGGCAAGTTCTCGCTCGCCTCCATGAAGGGCAAAGTGGTCATCGTCGACTTCTGGGCGACGTGGTGCGAGCCCTGCAAGAAGTCCTTCCCGAAGCTCCAGGAGCTTAACGTGAAGTACAAGGCGAGCGGCCTCGAGATCATTGGCATCTCGGAAGACGACGAGAACCACGGCGTCGCCGACTTCGGCAAGAACTTCGGCGCCAAGTTCCCGCTCGGGTGGGATCAGGGGAAGAGCATCGCGAGCAAGTGGGACCCGAAGACCATGCCGACCTCGTTCATCGTCGACAAGAAGGGCATCGTTCGCTTCGTTCACCTCGGCTACCATGACGGGGACGAGGCGAAGATGGAGCAGCAAGTGAAGAGCTTGCTCTGA
- a CDS encoding 2,3,4,5-tetrahydropyridine-2,6-dicarboxylate N-succinyltransferase encodes MGGGAAADLEGRLRSLIEAAFDQRARLEEPAAKAAVLEVLGALDEGVLRVASPPEVRGADWTTHAWIKQAILLYFALRKVETLDVGPFEFHDKIPLKKGFAKAGVRVVPPGVVRYGAFLEAGAIVMPGYVNIGARVGAGSMVDTWATVGSCAQVGRDCHLAGGVGIGGVLEPPSARPVIIEDGVFVGSRAVVVEGVRVGREAVVGAGVVLTSSTAILDVSGSEVVEHRGVVPPRSVVIPGSRVKKFPAGEFGVPCALIIGRRTESTDKKVSLNAALRDFAVPV; translated from the coding sequence ATCGGTGGGGGGGCGGCGGCGGACCTCGAAGGCCGCCTCCGCTCGCTCATCGAAGCGGCCTTCGACCAGCGTGCGCGGCTCGAAGAGCCGGCCGCGAAGGCCGCGGTTCTCGAGGTGCTCGGTGCGCTCGACGAAGGCGTGCTCCGCGTCGCGTCGCCGCCGGAGGTGAGGGGCGCCGACTGGACGACGCACGCCTGGATCAAGCAGGCCATCCTGCTGTATTTCGCGCTCCGCAAGGTCGAGACGCTCGACGTCGGTCCCTTCGAGTTCCACGACAAGATCCCCCTCAAGAAGGGCTTCGCGAAGGCCGGCGTCCGCGTCGTGCCGCCGGGCGTCGTGCGTTACGGCGCGTTCCTCGAAGCGGGCGCCATCGTGATGCCCGGCTACGTCAACATCGGCGCGCGTGTCGGCGCCGGCAGCATGGTCGACACCTGGGCCACCGTCGGCTCGTGCGCGCAGGTCGGCCGCGATTGTCACTTGGCGGGCGGCGTCGGCATCGGCGGGGTCCTCGAACCGCCGAGCGCGAGGCCCGTCATCATCGAAGACGGCGTCTTCGTGGGCTCGCGGGCCGTCGTCGTCGAAGGTGTTCGCGTCGGACGTGAAGCGGTCGTCGGCGCCGGCGTCGTGCTCACGTCGTCCACGGCCATCCTCGACGTGTCGGGCAGCGAGGTCGTCGAGCATCGCGGCGTCGTGCCGCCGCGCAGCGTGGTCATCCCTGGTTCGCGCGTGAAGAAGTTCCCCGCCGGCGAGTTCGGCGTGCCGTGCGCCCTCATCATCGGCCGCCGCACCGAGTCGACGGACAAGAAGGTTAGCCTCAACGCGGCGCTTCGCGACTTCGCAGTTCCCGTCTGA
- the ndk gene encoding nucleoside-diphosphate kinase produces MALERTFFIIKPDAVEKNKTGAILARIEEEGFKVVALRRMQLSQKVAEGFYAVHKDRPFFGELVTFMTRSPVVVGCLEKADAVAAWRKLMGATDPAKADAGTIRKAFGANVGENATHGSDSLDNAKIEIAYFFTGNEL; encoded by the coding sequence ATGGCCCTCGAACGCACCTTCTTCATCATCAAGCCCGACGCCGTCGAAAAGAACAAGACCGGCGCCATCCTCGCGCGCATCGAAGAGGAGGGCTTCAAGGTCGTGGCGCTCCGTCGCATGCAGCTCTCGCAGAAGGTCGCCGAAGGCTTCTACGCCGTTCACAAGGATCGCCCCTTCTTCGGTGAGCTCGTGACCTTCATGACGCGGTCTCCCGTGGTTGTGGGCTGCCTTGAGAAGGCCGACGCCGTCGCCGCCTGGCGCAAGCTCATGGGCGCGACCGATCCCGCCAAGGCGGACGCCGGCACCATCCGCAAGGCCTTCGGCGCCAACGTCGGCGAGAACGCCACGCACGGCTCCGACTCGCTCGACAACGCGAAGATCGAGATCGCGTACTTCTTCACGGGCAACGAGCTTTGA
- a CDS encoding diguanylate cyclase yields MTFEDDKPRTRTLVVKEEPTSQRRLRAVVTLASGQDLGRVVTIPRGEVLSIGRGEDQTLRIDEAAVSSSHARIVALAGEYMFVDNKSTNGSFLNDERVVAPQALKDGDRIRLGPTVLLRFSMVDEEEESAMRKIYEAALFDGLTKVFNRKHLDDRLDAEVAFAVRHNTELSLLLFDVDHFKKVNDTHGHPAGDAVLVGVAQILMGGRRAEDIVARYGGEEFVLVLRGTPIEGAAIFGERLRKAVEASTFAVPDGPTIRVTASGGAASLKCCGARKDKSTLVVLADQRLYRAKQAGRNRVISASEG; encoded by the coding sequence ATGACCTTCGAGGACGACAAACCCCGGACCCGCACGCTCGTCGTGAAGGAGGAGCCGACGAGCCAGCGCCGGCTCCGCGCCGTGGTGACCCTCGCGAGCGGCCAGGACTTGGGGCGCGTGGTGACGATTCCTCGCGGCGAGGTCCTCTCCATCGGCCGCGGCGAGGATCAGACCTTGCGCATCGACGAGGCCGCCGTCTCGAGCTCCCACGCGCGCATCGTCGCCCTGGCTGGCGAGTACATGTTCGTCGACAACAAGTCGACGAACGGCAGCTTCCTCAACGACGAGCGCGTCGTGGCGCCGCAAGCGCTCAAGGACGGCGACCGCATTCGCCTGGGCCCCACGGTGCTCCTCCGCTTCAGCATGGTCGACGAAGAAGAAGAGTCGGCGATGCGGAAGATCTACGAGGCGGCGCTCTTCGACGGCCTCACGAAGGTCTTCAACCGTAAGCACCTCGACGACCGCCTCGACGCCGAGGTGGCCTTCGCGGTCCGTCACAACACCGAGCTTTCGCTTCTCTTGTTCGACGTCGACCACTTCAAGAAAGTGAACGACACGCACGGCCACCCGGCCGGCGACGCGGTGCTCGTGGGCGTTGCGCAGATCTTGATGGGCGGCCGCCGCGCCGAAGACATCGTCGCGCGCTACGGCGGCGAAGAGTTCGTGCTGGTGCTGCGGGGCACGCCCATCGAAGGCGCGGCCATCTTCGGCGAGCGGCTGCGCAAAGCCGTCGAGGCCAGCACCTTCGCCGTCCCCGATGGCCCCACCATTCGTGTCACCGCCAGCGGCGGCGCCGCCTCGCTCAAGTGCTGCGGCGCACGCAAAGACAAGTCGACGCTCGTGGTCCTCGCCGATCAGCGCCTGTACCGCGCCAAGCAGGCGGGCCGAAACCGCGTCATCTCCGCCTCGGAAGGCTGA
- a CDS encoding peptidylprolyl isomerase yields MANPTATLETSLGNIEIELFVDKMPITAQNFVKLAKSGFYDGLHFHRVIEGFMLQFGCPHSKDPKSPRAGTGDGPEGTIKDEHPPDAKLSNEVGTLSMANTGRPNSGSCQFFINVAHNHYLDWFTPGASKHPVFGKVTAGMDIVKKIERSPTDAGDRPTTPVRMNKVTVHE; encoded by the coding sequence ATGGCAAACCCGACCGCCACGCTCGAAACGTCCCTCGGCAACATCGAAATCGAGCTCTTCGTCGACAAGATGCCCATCACGGCGCAGAACTTCGTCAAGCTCGCGAAGAGCGGCTTCTACGACGGCCTGCACTTCCATCGGGTCATCGAGGGCTTCATGCTCCAGTTCGGCTGCCCGCACAGCAAGGATCCGAAGAGCCCGCGCGCCGGCACCGGTGACGGTCCCGAGGGCACCATCAAAGACGAGCACCCGCCCGACGCGAAGCTCTCGAACGAAGTCGGAACGCTGTCAATGGCGAACACAGGCCGCCCCAACAGCGGGAGCTGCCAGTTCTTCATCAACGTCGCGCACAACCACTACCTCGACTGGTTCACGCCGGGCGCGTCGAAGCACCCGGTCTTCGGCAAGGTCACGGCCGGCATGGACATCGTGAAGAAGATCGAGCGCTCCCCGACCGACGCGGGGGATCGCCCGACGACGCCGGTGCGCATGAACAAGGTCACCGTTCACGAGTGA
- the sucD gene encoding succinate--CoA ligase subunit alpha → MSILVGKETRVVVQGITGGAGSFHAKQMLEYGTQVVAGCTPTRGGEKFENKVPVFNTVAQAVKETGADTSCIFVPPPGAADAILEAFDAGCNLVICITEGIPVMDMIKVRRVIEGLPGRRLVGPNCPGVITPGACKIGIMPGHIHKPGNIGVVSRSGTLTYEAVGQLSALGIGQSSCVGIGGDPVGGMDFVDVLELFQADPDTHGVIMIGEIGGAAEERAAKFIKEKMNKPVTCFIAGTTAPPGKRMGHAGAIIAGGKGAAADKIAALQAAGAKIAPTPSDMGKTLQSMLK, encoded by the coding sequence ATGAGCATCCTGGTCGGAAAAGAAACACGGGTCGTCGTTCAGGGAATCACCGGCGGCGCAGGCTCGTTCCACGCGAAACAAATGCTCGAATACGGCACGCAAGTCGTCGCCGGCTGCACGCCGACGCGCGGCGGCGAGAAGTTCGAGAACAAGGTCCCCGTCTTCAACACGGTGGCGCAGGCCGTCAAAGAGACCGGTGCTGACACGAGCTGCATCTTCGTGCCGCCGCCGGGCGCCGCCGACGCGATCCTCGAGGCCTTCGACGCCGGCTGCAACCTCGTCATCTGCATCACCGAGGGCATCCCGGTGATGGACATGATCAAGGTGCGCCGCGTCATCGAGGGCCTGCCGGGCCGTCGCCTCGTGGGCCCCAACTGCCCCGGCGTCATCACGCCCGGCGCCTGCAAGATCGGCATCATGCCAGGTCACATTCACAAACCCGGAAACATCGGTGTCGTCTCGCGCTCCGGCACGCTCACCTACGAGGCCGTGGGCCAGCTCTCGGCGCTCGGCATCGGCCAATCGAGCTGCGTCGGCATCGGCGGCGATCCCGTCGGCGGCATGGACTTCGTGGACGTGCTCGAGCTCTTCCAAGCCGACCCCGACACCCACGGCGTCATCATGATCGGCGAGATCGGCGGCGCCGCCGAGGAGCGCGCCGCGAAGTTCATCAAAGAGAAGATGAACAAGCCGGTGACGTGTTTCATCGCGGGCACGACGGCACCGCCGGGCAAGCGCATGGGCCACGCAGGCGCCATCATCGCCGGCGGCAAGGGCGCCGCCGCCGACAAGATCGCTGCGCTCCAAGCGGCCGGCGCGAAGATCGCGCCGACGCCGAGCGACATGGGCAAGACGCTTCAATCGATGCTGAAGTAG
- the sucC gene encoding ADP-forming succinate--CoA ligase subunit beta: MKIHEYQGKQIFAKYGMPIPKGYPAMTVDEAEAAAKRLIAETGSNVTVVKAQIHAGGRGKGGGVKVAKGGAADARALAEKILGMQLITHQTGPEGQKVRRLYIEQGLDIERELYLGAVVDRDRRRIAFMASTEGGVEIEKVAHDTPEKIITVHVDPVVGLSAYQSRQLAFSLGLEKHGKETVAKFVKLMGSLYELFVKEDCSLCEINPLVILKGGDVVALDAKLNFDDNADFRHPGWGELHDADEDDPIELEAKKAGLNYVSLDGNVGCLVNGAGLAMATMDIIKHAGEKVGVAPANFLDVGGGANQEQVTKAFSMILKSPKVKAIFVNIFGGIMKCDVIAAGVVAAAKELGLKVPVIVRLEGTNVELGRKILTDSGLAITPAVDMADGAAKIVKAVSGQA, from the coding sequence ATGAAGATTCACGAGTACCAGGGCAAACAGATCTTCGCGAAGTACGGGATGCCGATCCCCAAGGGCTACCCGGCCATGACCGTCGACGAAGCGGAGGCCGCTGCCAAGCGCCTCATCGCCGAGACCGGCTCCAACGTCACCGTGGTCAAGGCGCAGATTCACGCTGGCGGCCGCGGCAAGGGCGGCGGCGTGAAGGTCGCCAAGGGCGGCGCCGCCGACGCGCGCGCCCTCGCCGAGAAGATCCTCGGCATGCAGCTCATCACGCACCAGACGGGGCCCGAAGGCCAGAAGGTGCGCCGGCTCTACATCGAGCAAGGCCTCGACATCGAGCGCGAGCTGTACCTCGGGGCTGTCGTCGACCGCGACCGCCGCCGCATCGCCTTCATGGCGTCGACGGAGGGCGGCGTCGAGATCGAGAAGGTCGCCCACGACACGCCCGAGAAGATCATCACGGTGCACGTCGACCCGGTAGTCGGCCTCTCGGCGTATCAGTCGCGGCAGCTCGCCTTCTCGCTCGGCCTCGAGAAACACGGCAAGGAGACCGTCGCCAAGTTCGTGAAGCTGATGGGCTCGCTCTACGAGCTCTTCGTCAAAGAGGACTGCTCGCTCTGCGAGATCAACCCGCTCGTGATCCTCAAGGGCGGCGACGTCGTGGCCCTCGACGCGAAGCTCAACTTCGACGACAACGCCGACTTCCGGCACCCCGGATGGGGCGAGCTCCACGACGCCGACGAGGACGATCCCATCGAGCTCGAGGCGAAGAAGGCTGGCCTCAACTACGTGTCGCTCGACGGCAACGTCGGCTGCCTCGTGAACGGCGCCGGCCTCGCCATGGCCACGATGGACATCATCAAGCACGCCGGTGAGAAGGTCGGCGTCGCGCCGGCGAACTTCCTCGACGTGGGCGGCGGCGCCAACCAAGAGCAAGTCACCAAGGCCTTCAGCATGATCCTGAAGAGCCCCAAGGTGAAGGCGATCTTCGTCAACATCTTCGGCGGCATCATGAAGTGCGACGTCATCGCCGCCGGCGTCGTCGCCGCGGCGAAGGAGCTGGGCCTCAAGGTCCCCGTCATCGTGCGCCTCGAGGGCACCAACGTGGAGCTCGGGCGCAAGATCCTCACCGACAGTGGCCTCGCCATCACCCCCGCCGTCGACATGGCCGACGGTGCAGCGAAGATCGTCAAAGCCGTCTCCGGACAGGCCTGA
- a CDS encoding SAM-dependent methyltransferase, which translates to MSLSRIAQTALLTAAARAVESRRADALFSDPWADRFAGDAGRAMLERTGSPRPALALAVRTRYFDDVALGAFAAGVRTAASLACGFDMRPARLAVPAVRWFDVDTAETLAHKRSTLGGDDAAAKSLAVAVDITGDFAAPLVAAGFEPSAPALLLAEGLVMYLPPEDALRFIERVGALMATGSVFAFDVPSPSALDRAGSMARHNEELARAGAAWRFATAHPAELFDAQTFDVDVVHIGHPRAHFGRLSEPPCEAPTDGAVTWLVTARRR; encoded by the coding sequence ATGAGCCTCTCGCGGATTGCGCAAACGGCGCTCCTCACGGCCGCCGCGCGGGCCGTTGAGAGCCGCCGCGCAGACGCGCTGTTCAGCGATCCTTGGGCGGACCGCTTCGCCGGCGACGCCGGGCGCGCCATGCTCGAGCGCACCGGTAGCCCTCGTCCGGCGCTCGCGCTCGCTGTGCGCACGCGGTACTTCGACGACGTGGCCCTCGGCGCGTTCGCCGCCGGCGTGCGCACGGCTGCGTCGCTCGCGTGCGGCTTCGACATGCGCCCCGCGCGCCTCGCGGTGCCAGCAGTCCGTTGGTTCGACGTCGATACGGCCGAGACCTTGGCGCACAAGCGGTCGACGCTCGGCGGCGATGACGCGGCGGCGAAGAGCCTTGCCGTCGCCGTCGACATCACGGGCGACTTCGCGGCGCCGCTCGTGGCCGCCGGCTTCGAGCCGTCGGCGCCCGCGCTGCTCTTGGCCGAGGGACTCGTCATGTACCTGCCACCAGAAGACGCGCTTCGCTTCATCGAACGCGTCGGCGCGCTCATGGCGACGGGCAGCGTCTTTGCCTTTGATGTGCCCTCGCCATCAGCGCTCGACAGGGCGGGCTCGATGGCGCGGCACAACGAGGAGCTCGCGCGCGCCGGTGCCGCGTGGCGGTTTGCGACGGCACACCCCGCGGAGCTCTTCGACGCCCAGACGTTCGACGTTGACGTCGTTCACATCGGTCACCCGCGGGCACACTTCGGCCGGCTCTCGGAGCCGCCGTGCGAGGCGCCCACCGACGGCGCCGTCACGTGGCTCGTGACGGCCCGCCGGCGTTAG